One segment of Acropora muricata isolate sample 2 chromosome 8, ASM3666990v1, whole genome shotgun sequence DNA contains the following:
- the LOC136925788 gene encoding uncharacterized protein — MRQYLYFFACVVLCSVFIAMSLAFSEDSEREGVSENSVKVAKTPEVSRRQSSYLRHSKAVVLGPKADQILCLLRKSKGCKRRREMAEKRDFFSAPQLPNPGPQNNNTSIITRKFQQRSKVSSAGCICGFASFKCCKKRKRRPSYLDRN; from the exons ATGCGGCAGTATCTGTATTTCTTTGCATGTGTAGTGCTATGCTCAGTTTTCATAGCAATGTCATTGGCCTTTTCAGAAGATTCGGAAAGGGAAGGTGTTAGTGAAAACTCTGTGAAAGTAGCAAAGACACCAGAAGTTTCAAGACGACAATCATCTTATTTACGCCATTCGAAGGCGGTTGTTCTGGGACCCAAAGCAGATCAAATTCTCTGCCTGCTGAGGAAGTCCAAAGGCTGCAAAAGACGGAGAGAAATGGCTGAGAAA CGTGATTTCTTTTCAGCACCACAGCTTCCCAACCCAGGTCCACAAAACAACAACACTTCTATAATTACTAGAAAATTTCAGCAGCGGTCTAAAGTATCTTCTGCAGGCTGTATATGCGGATTTGCTTCATTTAAATGTTGCAAGAAAAGGAAGAGACGCCCAAG TTACCTCGACAGGAACTGA